The proteins below are encoded in one region of Vibrio sp. ED004:
- a CDS encoding cobalamin biosynthesis family protein translates to MQTLFDQVFANGVLLVMWGALLFHLILPIPHAAHPTTLWHKFAELLASKVNNNHNYSQSLISGTLAWGLMVLPTLVILLALQPLVWQSQLFELALLLLAIDWRNNEKLANQLIKALGREDKAAARQLLAPIVNRQTESLSSLGLGKAATETIIMGYARNVVCVLFWYAIGGGIAALMYRLIVELARAWSPSRKQFSPFGSTPIKIVAILEFIPMRLFALMIVCGDKASHTFKMMLVQSRSWPLPGPAWLITAVGNKLELSLGGPAIYDNTKAIRAKLGGRIAPSALHLSQVQKLLFGRIAVWIFLQSLALLIIHQGI, encoded by the coding sequence ATGCAAACACTGTTTGATCAGGTATTTGCAAATGGCGTGCTCCTTGTAATGTGGGGAGCACTGCTTTTTCATTTAATCTTACCTATCCCTCATGCCGCGCACCCCACGACCTTATGGCATAAGTTTGCTGAACTTTTAGCAAGCAAGGTTAATAACAACCACAACTATTCCCAAAGCTTAATCTCGGGCACATTAGCCTGGGGGTTAATGGTATTACCGACTCTGGTTATTCTGTTGGCCTTGCAACCTTTGGTTTGGCAATCTCAGCTGTTTGAGTTAGCACTGCTATTACTCGCAATTGATTGGCGTAATAATGAAAAGCTGGCTAATCAGTTGATCAAAGCACTTGGTCGAGAAGATAAAGCCGCCGCTCGTCAGTTACTGGCTCCAATTGTCAATCGCCAGACCGAATCACTTTCATCACTAGGCCTAGGCAAAGCCGCTACAGAAACTATCATCATGGGTTACGCTCGTAACGTGGTTTGTGTGCTGTTCTGGTACGCCATCGGTGGTGGTATCGCCGCATTAATGTATCGCCTGATTGTCGAGTTGGCTCGAGCTTGGTCACCAAGCCGTAAACAGTTCTCTCCTTTTGGCTCAACGCCAATCAAGATCGTCGCTATCCTAGAATTTATACCAATGCGCTTGTTTGCCTTGATGATCGTCTGTGGTGATAAAGCGTCTCACACATTTAAGATGATGCTCGTTCAAAGTCGCTCTTGGCCTCTACCAGGCCCTGCATGGTTAATTACCGCCGTAGGTAACAAGTTAGAGTTATCACTAGGTGGCCCTGCCATTTATGACAACACCAAAGCCATTCGTGCAAAATTAGGCGGCAGAATCGCCCCATCAGCGCTGCATTTATCTCAGGTTCAAAAGCTACTTTTTGGTCGCATCGCTGTCTGGATATTCTTACAGAGCCTAGCCTTACTCATTATTCACCAAGGGATTTAA
- the mtnN gene encoding 5'-methylthioadenosine/S-adenosylhomocysteine nucleosidase — protein sequence MKIGIIGAMEQEVAILKAAISDITEVNKGGCTFFSGQLNGVDVVLLQSGIGKVAAAVGTSILLSEYQPDVVLNTGSAGGFDSTLNLGDVVISTEVRHHDADVTAFGYEIGQMAGQPAAFKADDKLMQVAEQALSQMEDKHAVRGLICTGDAFVCTAERQEFIRKHFPSVVAVEMEASAIAQACHQFQVPFVVVRAISDVADKESPMSFEEFLPLAAQSSSEMVIKMVALLK from the coding sequence ATGAAAATCGGCATCATTGGCGCAATGGAGCAAGAAGTTGCGATCCTAAAAGCAGCAATTTCAGACATTACTGAAGTTAATAAAGGCGGTTGTACCTTTTTCTCTGGTCAGCTAAATGGTGTTGACGTTGTTTTGCTTCAATCAGGCATTGGTAAAGTAGCAGCAGCAGTTGGTACTTCAATCCTACTAAGCGAATACCAACCAGATGTCGTTCTAAACACTGGCTCTGCTGGCGGTTTTGATTCAACACTGAACCTTGGCGATGTTGTTATCTCGACTGAAGTTCGTCACCACGATGCAGACGTTACGGCTTTCGGTTACGAAATCGGTCAAATGGCAGGTCAACCTGCAGCATTCAAAGCTGACGACAAACTGATGCAAGTTGCTGAACAAGCGCTATCTCAAATGGAAGATAAGCACGCTGTTCGCGGCCTTATCTGTACTGGCGATGCATTTGTTTGTACCGCTGAACGCCAAGAGTTCATCCGTAAGCACTTCCCATCAGTGGTTGCTGTAGAGATGGAAGCTTCTGCGATTGCTCAAGCTTGTCACCAATTCCAAGTTCCATTCGTGGTTGTTCGTGCAATCTCTGACGTTGCAGACAAAGAATCACCAATGAGCTTCGAAGAGTTCCTGCCGCTAGCAGCACAAAGCTCTTCTGAAATGGTTATCAAAATGGTTGCCCTACTAAAGTAA
- a CDS encoding ISL3 family transposase → MPNHTFLSSFWEGFQIVKSHQTASLITLTLKPNSEAKCLCGLEAEAIHEYQWRNVKEAMLLGVPVELSVQTRRVKCSDCGIKTESLSWLEPYARITKRLKSYIEQLLPLLPIKHISQLTSVHWHTIKEIDKRRLRQVIPPVKWEGLKQLVMDEFAIFKGHRYATVIADAKTHQVIWIGLGRSRKDIRPFFEQLGKHGNNIEAVAMDMNTAFDLEVQAHCPNAKIVYDLFHVVAKFGREVMDRVRVDQANKLKQDKKARQWVKRSRWVLLKNRGNLNTRQDSYLTEILNINKDLMTTYILGAQLKELWYCESERHAKGLWDAWYEQVQESGIKPLKEFARKLSPYLHGIIASASYPLNTCTLEGINNKIKLIKRMGYGYRDTDYFFLKIKAAFPGKPR, encoded by the coding sequence ATGCCGAATCATACTTTCCTATCTTCATTCTGGGAAGGCTTTCAAATAGTAAAGTCTCACCAGACAGCATCACTTATTACCCTTACTCTTAAACCTAACTCTGAGGCTAAATGCCTTTGTGGTCTCGAGGCAGAAGCTATCCATGAATATCAATGGCGCAATGTGAAAGAGGCCATGTTACTCGGTGTTCCTGTTGAACTTTCCGTTCAAACACGAAGGGTTAAGTGTAGTGACTGCGGCATAAAAACAGAGTCGCTATCTTGGTTAGAGCCTTATGCTCGTATAACGAAGCGCCTAAAAAGCTATATAGAACAACTTTTACCCCTTCTTCCCATTAAGCATATTTCTCAGCTAACTAGCGTTCATTGGCACACCATTAAAGAGATAGATAAACGCCGACTTAGACAAGTGATACCGCCAGTGAAATGGGAGGGACTAAAACAGCTCGTCATGGATGAGTTCGCCATCTTTAAAGGACATCGGTATGCCACTGTCATCGCTGATGCTAAGACTCACCAAGTCATTTGGATAGGGTTAGGCCGTAGCCGCAAGGACATACGACCGTTCTTCGAGCAGTTAGGCAAGCATGGCAATAATATCGAGGCGGTCGCGATGGACATGAATACGGCTTTTGACCTTGAAGTTCAAGCGCACTGCCCGAACGCAAAAATCGTTTACGACTTGTTCCATGTTGTAGCTAAGTTCGGTCGTGAGGTAATGGATAGAGTCAGAGTCGACCAAGCCAATAAACTCAAGCAAGATAAAAAAGCGAGACAATGGGTCAAACGCTCACGCTGGGTGTTGTTGAAGAACAGAGGCAACTTAAATACTCGGCAAGACAGCTATCTTACCGAAATATTGAATATCAATAAGGACTTGATGACCACTTATATACTCGGAGCCCAACTCAAAGAGCTTTGGTATTGTGAGTCAGAAAGGCACGCTAAGGGGCTCTGGGATGCGTGGTATGAACAGGTACAAGAGAGTGGAATTAAACCATTGAAAGAGTTTGCACGAAAACTGAGTCCTTATCTTCACGGCATTATCGCATCGGCAAGTTACCCGTTAAACACCTGCACACTGGAAGGGATAAACAACAAGATAAAACTAATCAAGCGAATGGGGTATGGGTATCGAGATACAGACTACTTCTTCTTGAAGATAAAAGCGGCTTTCCCCGGAAAGCCGCGATGA
- a CDS encoding flavodoxin family protein: MSSNKIGIVFFSKCGATKQVAELIAEGLNSQMPSSALLIEVLSSEIIEGRYDNDDKLTALDHCDAIVFGAPTYMGSPAAQFKSFMDASSDTYGKKAWRNKLAAGFTTGGSLNGEQQQTLFSFFTLACQHGMIWAGLDVSKHIDDLGLNRTGSSIGLVASVDEDPNSTNNSVNANDLKTAFYFGQRIASLVQSS, encoded by the coding sequence ATGAGCAGTAATAAAATTGGAATTGTTTTCTTCTCCAAATGCGGGGCAACCAAGCAAGTAGCAGAGCTCATCGCAGAAGGCTTAAACTCTCAAATGCCTAGCTCGGCATTGCTCATCGAGGTTCTCTCGTCTGAAATCATTGAAGGAAGGTATGACAATGACGATAAGCTCACAGCATTAGACCACTGTGATGCGATTGTCTTTGGCGCGCCAACTTACATGGGGTCACCCGCTGCCCAGTTTAAGAGCTTTATGGACGCCAGTAGCGATACCTACGGTAAGAAAGCATGGAGAAACAAACTCGCTGCAGGCTTCACCACTGGCGGTAGTCTCAACGGAGAACAGCAGCAAACCCTATTCAGCTTTTTCACTCTAGCTTGCCAACATGGCATGATTTGGGCAGGGCTTGATGTATCTAAGCACATCGACGACCTAGGTCTGAATCGCACTGGTTCGAGCATTGGCTTGGTTGCCAGTGTCGACGAGGATCCAAACTCGACAAACAACAGCGTTAATGCGAATGACCTAAAAACCGCTTTCTATTTTGGTCAACGCATCGCGAGCTTGGTTCAAAGTTCGTAG
- a CDS encoding FAD-dependent oxidoreductase, protein MSQNVYQFIDVNRVDPAKKPIKIRKIEFVEIYEPFTKQQAKAQADRCLDCGNPYCEWKCPVHNYIPQWLKLANEGRIIEAAELSHQTNSLPEVCGRVCPQDRLCEGSCTLNDDFGAVTIGNIEKYINDKAFEMGWKPDMSHVEWTDKKVAIIGAGPAGLAAADILVRNGVKAVVFDRYPEIGGLLTFGIPSFKLEKGIMENRRRIFSEMGVEFQMNTEVGKDVQLQQLVDDYDAVFLGVGTYKNMRAGLDNEDAPGVYDALPFLISNTYKVMDLENPTPFIDMQGKKVVVLGGGDTAMDCVRTSIRQHAANVVCAYRRDEANMPGSRREVKNAREEGVKFKFNLQPIGLELNSAGHVVGVKVVKTALGEPDEAGRRRPEPVEGSEHILEADAVIMAFGFQPHAMEWLEPFGVELDQWGRIKAPGQQEFQYQTTNSKIFAGGDAVRGSDLVVTAIDEGRKAAEGILDYLEV, encoded by the coding sequence ATGAGCCAGAATGTATACCAATTTATTGATGTGAATCGCGTAGACCCAGCGAAGAAACCAATCAAGATACGTAAGATTGAGTTTGTAGAGATCTACGAACCTTTCACCAAACAACAAGCGAAAGCGCAAGCAGACCGTTGTTTAGACTGTGGTAACCCATACTGTGAATGGAAATGTCCTGTTCACAACTACATCCCTCAGTGGCTTAAGCTTGCCAATGAAGGGCGTATTATCGAAGCGGCTGAATTGTCTCACCAAACCAACAGCCTGCCTGAGGTTTGCGGACGAGTTTGTCCTCAAGACCGTTTGTGCGAGGGCTCTTGTACCCTCAACGACGATTTCGGCGCAGTAACCATCGGCAACATTGAAAAATACATCAATGACAAAGCGTTTGAGATGGGTTGGAAGCCAGACATGTCGCATGTCGAATGGACCGACAAAAAGGTCGCAATCATCGGTGCAGGCCCCGCTGGTCTTGCTGCTGCTGACATCTTAGTTCGAAACGGAGTGAAGGCCGTAGTATTTGACCGCTATCCGGAGATCGGTGGCCTGCTCACGTTTGGTATCCCATCGTTCAAACTCGAGAAAGGCATCATGGAAAATCGTCGCCGTATCTTTAGCGAGATGGGCGTTGAGTTCCAAATGAATACCGAAGTCGGCAAAGATGTACAACTTCAGCAATTGGTCGATGATTACGATGCTGTCTTCTTAGGTGTCGGCACCTATAAAAACATGCGTGCGGGTTTAGATAACGAAGATGCACCAGGCGTTTATGATGCTCTGCCTTTCCTAATCTCTAACACCTACAAGGTAATGGATTTAGAAAACCCAACCCCTTTCATCGACATGCAAGGCAAGAAGGTGGTTGTGCTTGGTGGTGGTGATACCGCGATGGACTGTGTAAGAACCTCGATTCGCCAACACGCGGCTAATGTTGTGTGTGCTTACCGCCGAGATGAAGCCAATATGCCAGGCTCTCGCCGTGAGGTAAAAAATGCACGTGAAGAGGGTGTGAAGTTCAAGTTCAACCTACAACCTATTGGCTTAGAACTAAATAGCGCTGGTCATGTGGTTGGCGTCAAAGTCGTGAAAACCGCTTTGGGTGAACCTGATGAAGCAGGCCGTCGTCGTCCAGAACCTGTCGAAGGCAGCGAGCACATTCTTGAAGCCGATGCCGTGATCATGGCATTTGGTTTCCAACCTCACGCAATGGAGTGGCTAGAACCCTTCGGTGTAGAACTCGACCAATGGGGGCGAATTAAGGCACCCGGACAGCAAGAGTTTCAATACCAAACCACCAACAGCAAGATCTTTGCAGGTGGCGATGCAGTTCGAGGATCTGACTTGGTAGTGACCGCTATCGATGAAGGCCGCAAAGCCGCGGAAGGGATATTAGATTACCTAGAAGTGTGA
- a CDS encoding DUF1499 domain-containing protein produces the protein MKKAALLSLSLLTLTACSQGITDMKDRTSSPCGDKPNCVSTQDDREQHALAAFELSDSANLDAIEQVALTLPGSKTASKTEDYLRVECTSRIMRFVDDLELKITNDKLIVRSESRTGHSDFGVNRKRAEQLRASLKSEGLIK, from the coding sequence ATGAAAAAAGCCGCTCTCCTCTCGCTATCACTTTTAACGTTAACCGCATGCAGCCAAGGAATTACGGACATGAAAGACAGAACTTCATCACCTTGTGGAGACAAACCAAACTGCGTATCCACTCAAGATGACCGTGAGCAGCATGCATTGGCCGCGTTTGAGTTATCAGATTCAGCAAACCTAGATGCGATTGAGCAGGTTGCACTCACCTTACCGGGATCGAAAACCGCGAGCAAAACAGAAGATTACCTGCGTGTTGAATGTACCTCTCGCATCATGCGCTTTGTCGATGACTTAGAGCTTAAAATCACCAATGACAAACTGATCGTGCGTTCTGAGTCTCGTACTGGCCATTCTGATTTTGGTGTGAACCGTAAACGTGCTGAACAACTTCGCGCAAGCCTAAAAAGCGAAGGCCTAATCAAATAG
- a CDS encoding LysR family transcriptional regulator has protein sequence MLLEGIETLLALSKAKTMSRTGSLLYISQSAVSKRIANLEKKLGKKLIEPSGRQIKLTPDAVALIESIGPTFNELRGLIYEQQELEDTTFITLDSSKSLIAGYLGEMMGQFIQQDKYITITTNHTPRIIERVQSGKATLGLCAGLLPPHHGLMTFHLFDEPFYIVSKQPLTALPPLVITNDMTNPANSYQLSVLEKFGIKPLMEMDAYTAAAQLALGGTGPALIPLSIVKTLNIEPQYLYSFPELVGLIRPIHICVRPNSYQSPRVKILIESIVDAVPKAI, from the coding sequence ATGCTACTCGAAGGAATCGAAACTCTATTGGCATTGAGTAAAGCAAAGACGATGAGCCGTACCGGCAGTTTGCTTTATATCAGCCAATCAGCGGTCAGCAAACGGATTGCAAATTTAGAAAAGAAGCTAGGTAAAAAGCTCATCGAACCGAGTGGCCGACAGATAAAGCTGACACCGGATGCGGTTGCATTGATCGAGAGTATTGGTCCTACGTTCAATGAGCTTCGTGGTCTTATTTATGAACAACAAGAGTTGGAAGATACTACTTTCATCACCTTAGACAGCTCTAAATCTCTAATAGCGGGCTACTTAGGTGAGATGATGGGGCAATTTATCCAGCAAGATAAATACATCACCATTACCACCAACCACACGCCAAGAATCATAGAGCGAGTGCAATCAGGCAAGGCAACTCTAGGGTTGTGCGCAGGCTTATTGCCACCGCATCATGGATTGATGACTTTCCACCTGTTTGATGAGCCGTTTTACATTGTGAGTAAGCAGCCACTCACGGCTCTTCCTCCATTGGTCATTACCAACGATATGACCAACCCTGCTAACTCTTATCAATTATCTGTGTTAGAAAAATTCGGCATCAAACCCTTGATGGAGATGGATGCCTACACCGCAGCGGCGCAACTTGCATTGGGCGGGACTGGGCCAGCGTTAATCCCGCTCTCTATCGTAAAAACACTCAATATAGAGCCTCAATACTTGTATAGCTTCCCTGAATTAGTAGGCTTAATTCGACCGATTCATATCTGTG
- a CDS encoding TRIC cation channel family protein, which produces MDSMLLYIIDLFGTAIFAISGVFVAGRLKMDPFGVAVLGSVTAIGGGTIRDMALGATPVFWITDTTYLWVIIITCLLTMIIVRRPKRLAWWILPVCDAIGLAVFVGIGVEKALIYQDSALVAIIMGVITGCGGGIIRDVLAREVPMILRSEVYATACIIGGAFHTMAISMGHDSETAFLAGVFSTLLIRLGAIRWHLSLPTFAIK; this is translated from the coding sequence ATGGACTCCATGCTGCTTTATATTATCGATTTATTTGGCACTGCCATCTTTGCTATTTCTGGCGTTTTTGTCGCAGGCCGTCTTAAGATGGACCCCTTTGGCGTAGCCGTTCTAGGCAGTGTAACCGCGATTGGCGGCGGTACTATTCGTGACATGGCATTGGGTGCAACTCCAGTGTTTTGGATCACTGACACCACCTACCTTTGGGTAATCATCATTACCTGCTTGCTAACCATGATCATTGTAAGACGTCCCAAGCGTCTGGCGTGGTGGATACTGCCAGTATGTGATGCAATAGGCCTAGCGGTATTCGTGGGTATTGGTGTAGAAAAAGCGCTGATTTACCAAGACTCTGCATTGGTGGCCATTATCATGGGTGTCATCACCGGTTGTGGTGGCGGTATTATTCGTGACGTGCTTGCCCGTGAAGTGCCGATGATCCTAAGAAGTGAGGTCTACGCGACCGCTTGTATTATTGGTGGCGCTTTCCACACCATGGCAATCAGCATGGGTCACGACTCAGAAACGGCATTTTTAGCCGGTGTATTCTCAACGCTGCTGATCAGGCTTGGGGCTATTCGCTGGCACTTATCACTGCCGACGTTCGCCATCAAATAA
- the btuF gene encoding vitamin B12 ABC transporter substrate-binding protein BtuF, giving the protein MKPSQLVTRCSALAFTLSFSLWAPTSLATEVATAERVISLAPHATELAYSAGLGDNLIAVSERSDYPPEADKLEKVANYQGIKVEKIIALQPDLILAWPAGNPPRELAKLEQFGFNIYYSKTKSLDSIATNIEQLSQYASDPSIGENNAKQYKEQLNALRLKYKDAEPVNYFYQLSEKPIITVAQGHWPSEVFEFCGGHNIFEDSASPYPQVGIEQVVLKKPEVIFTSQHAIENGTMWQTWEEEIPAVAQNQIWSLNSDWINRPTTRTLQAIQQVCDFFDRARQNH; this is encoded by the coding sequence GTGAAACCCTCTCAACTTGTTACACGATGCTCAGCCCTCGCGTTCACTCTCAGCTTCAGTTTATGGGCACCCACTTCACTTGCTACAGAAGTAGCAACAGCCGAACGTGTTATCAGCCTAGCACCTCACGCAACCGAGCTAGCGTACAGCGCTGGCTTGGGTGACAACCTTATCGCGGTAAGTGAACGAAGTGATTACCCACCAGAGGCTGATAAGCTTGAGAAGGTAGCAAACTATCAAGGCATCAAGGTTGAGAAAATCATCGCACTGCAGCCAGATCTGATTCTTGCGTGGCCTGCAGGCAACCCGCCTAGAGAACTCGCGAAATTAGAGCAGTTTGGTTTCAATATTTACTACTCAAAAACCAAAAGCCTAGACAGCATCGCGACCAATATTGAACAACTCAGCCAATACGCCAGCGACCCGAGTATCGGTGAAAATAATGCCAAACAATACAAAGAACAGCTCAACGCGTTAAGGCTAAAATATAAGGACGCCGAACCGGTAAACTACTTCTATCAGCTTAGCGAAAAACCGATCATTACCGTGGCACAAGGACACTGGCCAAGTGAGGTGTTTGAATTTTGTGGTGGTCACAATATTTTTGAAGACAGCGCCTCCCCTTATCCGCAAGTTGGTATTGAACAGGTTGTGCTTAAGAAACCGGAAGTGATCTTCACGTCTCAGCACGCAATCGAGAACGGAACAATGTGGCAAACTTGGGAAGAAGAGATCCCTGCTGTCGCTCAAAATCAGATTTGGTCACTCAATTCAGATTGGATTAATCGCCCGACAACCAGAACTTTGCAAGCGATCCAACAAGTGTGCGATTTCTTCGATAGAGCTAGGCAAAATCACTAA